From Brachyspira pilosicoli, a single genomic window includes:
- a CDS encoding aldo/keto reductase, which translates to MKNTFITLLLIFIISLNIKAEVNNMKGNFNFNTKTVKLNNGYEIPLNGIGTYSLLNDVCYNSVLYALQNGVRLIDTAYIYRNEEEVARAVRDSKIDRKDIFVITKLYPNQYNDAKNAINEALKKLGYIDMMLLHHPGNNDVEAYKAIEKAVKEGKIKSIGLSNWYIKELKEFLPKINIMPALVQNEIHPYYQDTEVVEYIQSLGIAVQAWYPLGGRGHQRELLNDSVLKEIAKKHNKSVAQIILRWHLQRGVIVIPGSSNRAHIIENTELYDFELSDDEMRKISALNRNEKHDWY; encoded by the coding sequence ATGAAAAATACTTTTATAACTTTATTACTAATTTTTATAATATCACTAAACATAAAAGCAGAGGTCAATAATATGAAAGGCAATTTTAATTTCAATACAAAAACTGTTAAACTAAATAATGGTTATGAAATACCTTTAAATGGAATAGGCACATACAGTTTATTAAATGATGTTTGTTACAACTCTGTGCTTTATGCTTTACAAAATGGGGTGAGATTAATTGACACGGCTTATATATACCGCAATGAAGAGGAGGTGGCAAGAGCTGTGAGAGATTCTAAGATTGATAGAAAAGATATTTTTGTTATTACAAAGCTATATCCTAATCAGTATAATGATGCAAAAAATGCAATAAACGAAGCGTTAAAAAAATTAGGCTATATTGATATGATGCTTCTTCATCACCCAGGAAATAATGATGTTGAAGCGTATAAGGCAATAGAGAAAGCTGTAAAAGAAGGAAAGATAAAATCTATTGGTCTTTCTAATTGGTATATAAAAGAATTAAAAGAGTTCTTGCCAAAAATAAATATTATGCCTGCTTTGGTTCAAAATGAAATACACCCATATTATCAAGATACTGAAGTTGTAGAATATATTCAAAGTTTGGGAATAGCTGTTCAAGCGTGGTATCCATTGGGGGGAAGAGGTCATCAAAGAGAGCTTTTAAATGATAGCGTATTAAAAGAGATAGCTAAAAAGCATAATAAATCTGTTGCTCAAATTATATTAAGATGGCATTTACAGAGGGGAGTGATTGTGATACCCGGTTCAAGCAATAGGGCTCATATAATAGAAAATACAGAATTATATGATTTTGAATTGAGCGATGATGAGATGAGAAAAATATCAGCACTTAACCGCAATGAAAAGCATGACTGGTATTAA
- a CDS encoding aldo/keto reductase: MQKRKLGDLEVSALGLGCMGYGVVYDENYDKKQLISVIHEAIELGINFFDTAEAYGPYKNEEIVGEALEKHRDKVVIATKCGIKTVNGKPVLDGRKETIISSIEGSLKRLKTDYIDLYYLHRVDPNTPIEEAADTMKKLIKEGKIKYWGISEAGANTIKKANEVCKLTAIQSEYSMIWREPEKEIIPLLEELNIGFVPFSPLGKGFLTGKLNSDFSKNDFRSSIPRFQKDNFDKNKALIDILEEIAKAKNVSKAQIALAWVLHQKPFIVPIFGASKIERLKENAYSVNVDFSKEELNKINEAISQITIEGDRYPKEHMEIVGK; the protein is encoded by the coding sequence ATGCAAAAAAGAAAGCTTGGAGATTTGGAAGTTTCAGCTCTTGGTTTAGGATGCATGGGCTATGGTGTAGTGTATGATGAGAATTATGATAAAAAGCAATTAATATCCGTTATACATGAAGCTATTGAATTAGGCATTAATTTTTTTGACACAGCAGAAGCCTATGGTCCATACAAAAACGAGGAGATTGTAGGTGAAGCATTAGAAAAACATAGAGATAAAGTTGTAATAGCTACGAAGTGCGGAATAAAAACTGTAAACGGAAAGCCTGTATTAGACGGCAGAAAAGAGACTATAATATCATCAATAGAAGGTTCATTAAAAAGACTGAAAACTGATTATATTGATTTGTATTATCTTCACAGAGTTGACCCTAACACGCCTATTGAAGAAGCTGCAGACACAATGAAAAAATTAATAAAAGAAGGCAAAATTAAATATTGGGGCATTTCAGAGGCAGGGGCAAACACTATAAAAAAAGCTAATGAAGTATGCAAACTCACAGCCATACAAAGCGAATATTCTATGATTTGGAGAGAACCAGAAAAAGAAATTATACCATTATTAGAAGAATTAAATATTGGTTTTGTGCCTTTCTCTCCATTGGGTAAAGGTTTTTTAACAGGAAAACTTAACAGCGATTTTTCAAAAAATGATTTTAGAAGCTCTATTCCAAGATTTCAAAAAGATAATTTTGATAAGAATAAAGCATTGATTGATATTTTGGAAGAGATTGCTAAAGCCAAAAATGTTTCAAAGGCTCAAATAGCATTAGCTTGGGTGCTTCATCAAAAACCGTTTATAGTGCCTATATTTGGAGCAAGCAAGATAGAGAGATTAAAAGAGAATGCTTATTCTGTTAATGTGGATTTTAGCAAAGAGGAATTAAATAAGATAAATGAAGCTATTTCACAAATAACGATAGAGGGTGATAGGTATCCGAAGGAGCATATGGAGATAGTAGGAAAATAA
- a CDS encoding flavodoxin, giving the protein MKILIAYYSHSANTKKLADTIAKIIKEESQNVEIDFFNTEPEKAYSPNYSTVLNEAKRDINSGYKPKLKNSIKSIDDYDIIFAGSPNWWNTMAPPLNTFLNSFDFSNKIIMPFCTHGGGGCGSIKRDIEKESKSKNVAKILSVYGGSASSAESEIRKWVKDIFLKIK; this is encoded by the coding sequence ATGAAAATATTGATAGCTTATTATTCGCATTCAGCAAACACTAAAAAACTTGCTGATACAATAGCAAAAATTATAAAAGAAGAATCACAAAATGTAGAAATAGACTTTTTTAATACAGAGCCAGAGAAAGCATATTCGCCAAACTATAGCACCGTATTAAACGAAGCTAAAAGAGATATAAACAGCGGTTACAAACCAAAATTAAAAAACAGCATAAAGAGCATAGACGATTATGATATTATATTTGCAGGAAGTCCTAATTGGTGGAACACAATGGCTCCTCCGTTAAATACATTTTTGAACAGTTTTGACTTTTCTAATAAAATAATAATGCCTTTCTGTACGCATGGCGGCGGAGGGTGTGGAAGCATTAAAAGAGATATAGAAAAAGAATCAAAGTCTAAAAATGTAGCTAAAATATTAAGCGTATATGGAGGCTCTGCGTCAAGTGCTGAGAGTGAAATAAGAAAATGGGTTAAGGATATATTTTTAAAAATAAAATAA
- a CDS encoding cupin domain-containing protein, with amino-acid sequence MSDYKYQKSPEKTLFIKNGEGKKFKGAKEYFTGDVEVEILTEPNEDSHFSVAYVTFEAGARTAWHTHPCGQHLIVVEGIGLTQEEGGEVLEFHKGEALYCPKDKKHWHGASPDCKMKHIAITGDKDGNNVTWLEHVTDEEYNAYKKNR; translated from the coding sequence ATGTCTGATTATAAATATCAAAAATCACCAGAAAAAACTTTATTCATAAAAAATGGAGAAGGCAAAAAGTTTAAAGGAGCTAAAGAATATTTTACAGGCGATGTTGAAGTAGAGATTCTCACAGAGCCTAATGAAGATTCTCATTTTTCTGTAGCCTATGTAACATTTGAGGCAGGTGCAAGAACAGCATGGCATACTCACCCTTGCGGACAGCATTTAATAGTAGTTGAAGGAATAGGGCTCACACAAGAAGAGGGCGGAGAAGTTTTAGAGTTTCACAAAGGCGAGGCATTATACTGCCCTAAAGATAAAAAGCATTGGCATGGAGCTTCACCAGATTGCAAAATGAAGCATATTGCTATAACAGGCGACAAAGACGGCAACAATGTAACTTGGTTAGAGCATGTTACTGATGAAGAATATAATGCTTATAAAAAGAATAGATAA
- a CDS encoding LysR family transcriptional regulator, which translates to MDIKALKYFLISAREGSITKAANSLNLTQPNLSRQISNLEKEIGKKLFIRSNYTIKLTADGMLLKKRAEEIIDLMEKTKKEFKSSDDVIAGDIHIGSAETYYVKLIADVIKNMRDEYPNIIYHIHSGAYSEITEKLDKGLLDFGVVIGNFDSSKYECLEIPYKEVYGILMKKTSPLSKKKFIEKKDLLSIPIMCPKIFFNNKIQTSKFDEWIGKDFDKLNIILTYNLIYNAAIMAEAGIGYILTMDKLVNNSEELCFVPLKPKLEIESRVIWKKNQIFSEASKVFLGKLRNRL; encoded by the coding sequence ATGGACATAAAAGCTTTGAAATATTTTCTAATTTCGGCAAGAGAAGGTAGCATCACTAAAGCAGCAAACTCTCTTAATCTAACCCAGCCTAACCTATCAAGACAAATATCCAACTTAGAAAAAGAAATAGGAAAGAAATTGTTTATTAGAAGCAACTACACAATAAAACTCACAGCAGACGGAATGCTTCTAAAAAAAAGAGCAGAAGAGATTATTGACTTGATGGAGAAAACTAAAAAAGAGTTTAAATCTTCTGATGATGTTATAGCAGGCGACATTCATATAGGAAGTGCTGAAACTTATTATGTTAAACTTATTGCTGATGTTATAAAAAATATGAGAGATGAATACCCTAATATAATTTATCATATACACAGCGGTGCATATTCAGAGATTACAGAAAAACTCGATAAAGGGCTTTTGGATTTCGGCGTTGTGATAGGCAATTTTGACTCTTCCAAATATGAATGCTTGGAGATACCATATAAAGAAGTTTACGGTATATTAATGAAAAAAACTTCGCCTCTGTCAAAAAAGAAATTTATAGAAAAAAAAGATTTACTTAGTATACCTATAATGTGCCCTAAGATATTTTTTAATAATAAAATACAAACTTCAAAGTTCGATGAATGGATAGGAAAAGACTTTGACAAATTAAATATTATATTAACTTACAATCTTATTTACAATGCGGCCATTATGGCTGAAGCAGGTATTGGATATATTTTAACTATGGACAAACTGGTAAACAATTCAGAAGAACTTTGTTTTGTTCCATTAAAGCCTAAATTGGAAATAGAATCGAGGGTGATATGGAAGAAAAACCAGATATTTTCAGAGGCATCAAAAGTGTTTTTGGGCAAGCTAAGAAATAGATTATAA
- a CDS encoding flavodoxin family protein, translating into MSKKVLIISSSPRRGGNSDTLCDEFLRGAKEAGHNGEKIFLKDKKINYCEDCGTCYKNNKPCVQKDDMKDILDKMLEADVIVMATPVYFYTMNAQMKTFIDRCVTKYLEIKNKDFYFIATAATEDEKEMLRTIDGFRGFLDCLEDVREKGIILAHSVWNKGEINDKKFMQDAYNMGLNI; encoded by the coding sequence ATGAGTAAAAAAGTATTAATAATATCATCCAGCCCAAGAAGAGGAGGCAATTCTGATACATTATGCGATGAGTTTTTAAGAGGTGCTAAAGAAGCTGGACATAATGGAGAAAAGATATTTTTAAAAGACAAAAAAATTAATTACTGCGAAGATTGCGGAACTTGCTATAAAAATAATAAGCCTTGCGTACAAAAAGATGATATGAAAGACATTTTAGACAAAATGCTTGAGGCTGATGTAATAGTAATGGCTACACCTGTTTACTTTTATACAATGAATGCCCAAATGAAAACTTTTATAGACAGATGCGTTACTAAATATTTAGAGATTAAAAACAAAGATTTTTATTTTATTGCAACTGCTGCTACTGAAGATGAAAAAGAAATGCTTAGAACTATTGACGGCTTTAGGGGATTTTTGGATTGTTTAGAAGATGTGAGAGAGAAAGGAATTATATTAGCACATAGTGTTTGGAATAAAGGCGAAATCAATGATAAAAAATTTATGCAAGACGCATACAATATGGGATTGAATATTTAA
- a CDS encoding cyclophilin-like fold protein, with protein MRKIIITFFIGLFTMNAFAQTTKIKLTFEGNEIYALINNSKAGNDFLSLLPLSVKAEDFNSTEKIFYLSKKLNTQNELDGINPKAGDITYYAPWGNIAIFYKNFRYSNNLIYLGKFENTSDIEKLSNMKGNFDIRIERVN; from the coding sequence ATGAGAAAAATTATTATAACTTTTTTTATAGGATTATTCACTATGAACGCTTTCGCACAAACTACTAAAATAAAATTAACTTTTGAAGGCAATGAAATATATGCTCTAATCAACAATTCAAAAGCAGGAAACGATTTTTTATCTCTTCTTCCTTTAAGCGTTAAAGCAGAAGATTTTAACAGCACAGAAAAAATATTTTATTTAAGCAAGAAATTAAATACTCAAAATGAACTAGACGGCATAAACCCAAAAGCAGGCGATATCACCTATTATGCTCCTTGGGGAAACATTGCTATATTTTATAAAAATTTCAGATACTCAAATAATTTAATTTATTTAGGCAAGTTTGAAAATACTTCAGATATAGAAAAACTTTCAAATATGAAAGGCAATTTTGATATACGTATCGAAAGAGTGAATTAA
- a CDS encoding sugar O-acetyltransferase produces the protein MNVKEFLENYKNGKEINMFSEEFQIIYNKMQETEKLLWQYNNTFQSYKNNRDILNKIFETNLDESVIIMPSFHIDIGNVEFGKNVFINKNCTIMDIGGVVIEDNVQIAHNVSIITPNHDYNNRNILIPKRIVIKKNVWIGTAAIILPGVTIGENSIVAAGAVVNKDVPSNTIVGGNPAKVIKEIKE, from the coding sequence ATGAACGTTAAAGAGTTTTTAGAAAATTATAAAAATGGAAAAGAGATAAATATGTTTTCTGAAGAGTTTCAGATTATATATAACAAAATGCAAGAGACAGAAAAATTATTATGGCAGTATAACAACACTTTTCAAAGCTACAAAAATAACAGAGATATATTAAACAAAATATTTGAAACTAATTTAGATGAATCTGTAATTATAATGCCAAGCTTTCATATAGATATAGGAAATGTTGAGTTTGGAAAGAATGTATTTATAAATAAGAATTGCACCATTATGGATATTGGAGGCGTTGTTATAGAAGATAATGTGCAGATAGCACATAATGTAAGTATAATAACTCCTAATCATGATTATAATAACAGAAATATATTAATTCCAAAGCGAATAGTAATAAAGAAAAATGTATGGATAGGAACAGCTGCTATTATACTTCCTGGTGTAACTATAGGAGAAAACTCAATAGTTGCTGCAGGTGCTGTTGTAAATAAGGATGTGCCAAGCAATACAATTGTAGGAGGCAATCCTGCCAAAGTGATAAAGGAAATAAAAGAATAA